GCCTAAGTAATGCGGAGATCTTCTGAGATGAAGGATAAGCTAATGGCGTCCTAGTTCAACTTATCTccatatgtatataattttttacttgTCTTTTGTATTCGAGACAAGTTTATTAAGTTAGTCAATAGCATAGGCTCGAAACTATGACTAGAACATTGAGTGCATGACATGCACATCTTACTCCTTATTTTCCTTGTtcgtaccttttttttttttttcatactttctAACTTTCACTAGTACATTATCCCTTGTATAGGAAAATTATGTAAACAGAATAGTAAATGGCCTGATCCACTTAAGAGTGAGGGCTAGTTCATTGATTGATACAACTAGATcacattaaataatatatattacatttTTGAACTGTTAAACTAGAAACAAGATTTAAGATTTTTCAGGTGGACCGAAATACAGATATAGATGCAGAGCACTTAAAGTCTGTTGCTTGCTGATTCTCTAAAAGTAGTGTATATTTGGAGAATCTAACATAAGTGGAGAGTACACGCGCAACTTAGCTTAAAATGTCTTAGTTCAAAAGGAATGCCCCTTGATACCATAAACAAAAAATACCATGTCTgctttttattcaataataataatacaaagaTGACTGATCCAAACAATTTTAAGCTCAAGCACAAATGTTATAAGAAGGTAAGATAAGAACTAATGTCACAATATTACAGGTAAATCGTTTTTTTTCTTcctgtttttcaatttttatcactataatattttgtattccAAATCTTTAAGATCCTCATCCATTGGTATGGTATAGAAGAAGTGTTCAATTTGCTCGACTGCATTATCCTCGCCCTGAGTCTCGTTTCCTCTCTTTATTGGAGCTAGGCTCTCCTTGTAATTGAAAACCCAACAGCCAGCAATGTTAAGGTCCAGCTGAAATCCAAGATCTGTAACTTGTCTTGTTTTAGGGTCATATAGCACCAGCTGTGAAGTTTCTGTGATCTCGAAAACCATCTTATCGTTATCCCAGATGTTGCCAGGCCAATGAGCATCTATATGAGGTTGTACAGTTAGAACTTTGGACCAAATTCCGTCTTGTTTCAATACCCACACATCATATATGGATGTCATAGGTTTGCCTGGGTCACCGGTTAATAAAGCAAGTGAGTTGCCACGCAATGTAAGTGTCCCCCAATGTTCACTTGGAATAGCTGGGACTTGCATCTCCCCAAACTGCTCGCTGTCCATGTCAAAAGTGCGAATCGTGTAGATCTCATCAAGGCCCCTAGAAAGCCAATAATAAACCCCGTTGAGATAAGTGGCGTCAAGGGGTGCAGATAAGGTAGAACTGGAAGGGAATTCAGGAGTATGGTGCTTCCATGAATTGTTGCATGAGGAATAGACACAGGCATAGACACGATTATTAGCACCTTGTCCCAGTTCATCCCAGAACACTCGAATCCAT
The window above is part of the Solanum stenotomum isolate F172 unplaced genomic scaffold, ASM1918654v1 scaffold34116, whole genome shotgun sequence genome. Proteins encoded here:
- the LOC125852357 gene encoding uncharacterized protein LOC125852357; amino-acid sequence: IEKHFHHNNNCARLLVCNLKVAREVHPIVKSVVFSLLPEEIVPGVTPEQKTLLQLQRITDFTCVAGPVNGLFLVQKKFYGDDVCLGLWNPATREFRSLPPAPFEIQAFFSHHDHQLGLGFDLLTLDYKVVWIRVFWDELGQGANNRVYACVYSSCNNSWKHHTPEFPSSSTLSAPLDATYLNGVYYWLSRGLDEIYTIRTFDMDSEQFGEMQVPAIPSEHWGTLTLRGNSLALLTGDPGKPMTSIYDVWVLKQDGIWSKVLTVQPHIDAHWPGNIWDNDKMVFEITETSQLVLYDPKTRQVTDLGFQLDLNIAGCWVFNYKESLAPIKRGNETQGEDNAVEQIEHFFYTIPMDEDLKDLEYKIL